From the genome of Bartonella sp. M0283:
GGGCTTATGTTATTTTCAAGTAAGAGGATTGCGGCCAGCCTCGTGAAAAGTGATTGGTTCGACAGTTGAATGACTGAAAAGAAAAAACAAAAAAAATCTGATATATTGAACCGCTTGTGGCGTAAAATCCGCTATCCACTGATGAATGCCCGCGTAACCAAAGCGATTGTTGTGTCGCTTATGGCCAATTATTTGCGTCTCGTTTATTGGACCAATCCACGGCTTAAAGGTTCGGATGACCCGCAAAAGGCCCATGACGCCTATAACCCGTTCATTATTACCTTCTGGCATGGGCGTCATATTATGGGGCCGTTTTTGCGCCCGAAAAAAGAACATATCATTGCCATGTTTTCGCGCTCTGCTGATGCCGAGATTAATGCACGGGTTGGTGAAAAACTGGGGCTTGAAACAGTACGCGGTTCGGGCGGACGATCCAAGCACCAGAATACCGACAAAGGCGGTGCACGGGCACTTCTTACGTTAAAACGTGCCTTGCAAGGGGGTAAAACGGCCGCAATGATTGCCGATATTGCTCATGGAAAAGCGCGCGAAGCCGGTAAGGGTATCATTTTACTTGCCAAAATATCCGGCCGCCCCATTGTCCCTTATATTTATTCCTTTTCTCATGTAAAAATTTTAGAAAAAACATGGGACAAAACCGTGATTCCGCTCCCTTTTGGACATTCCATATTTTTGATGGGAGATGCGTTCTATGTTCCTGAGGATGCCGATGATGATCTTATGGAACAAAAGCGCATTGAACTTTCCGATATTATGAACCGTCTGACGGAAGAGGCTGAAAAACGTCTTAGGGAAGGGAAATAACGGGGGACATCATGAAAGAATTCAAGGCGCGATCAGCTTTATATCTTTATCGCCTTGCGGGCGGCTTGATCCGGCCTTTCGTTCCCTTCTATCTATCTTTAAGGGCGGCACGCGGCAAGGAAGACCCGCATCGCAAACGCGAGCGTATGGGGCGCACCAATAAAAAGCGTCCCGAAGGGCCGCTTATCTGGCTTCATGCAGCAAGTGTTGGCGAAACACTGGCACTGGTTCCCCTCATTGAACGCATTTTACAGCTTCATATCAATGTGCTTTTGACAACCGGCACAGTTACATCTGCAAGCCTCATTGAAAACCGGTTTGGCAGTCGGGTTATCCATCAATTTGCACCACTCGACATCAAACCGGCGATAAGAAGATTTCTTGATCACTGGAAACCCGATCTGGCACTCGTTTGCGAATCCGAAATCTGGCCATTGCGCATTAGCGGACTTGCTCGCCGCCACATTCCGCAAGTCATGGTCAATGCACATATGTCCGCTCGGTCATTCCATTCGTGGCAAAAGCGGTCGGCTCTTGCTTCGCACATTTTCAGGCAGATAGATGCCGCCATCGGACAAAGCGAAAGTGATGCCGAACAATATCATGCGCTCGGTGTCAAAACAGTTGCTGTTTCGGGAAATCTGAAAGCCGACATTGCACCGGCAGCCGACAAAAATCTGTTAATGCAATATCGGGAAAGTTTGCATAACCGGCTGGTTTGGGCGGCCATCTCCACCCATGAAGGCGAAGAGAATATCGCTGCCGAAGTTCATCTTGCTTTAAAAACGCGGTTGCCCAATCTTTTGACAATCATTGTACCCCGTCATCCTGAACGGGCTGACGCGATTATGGAAGAGCTTGCTAAAAAGTCTCTCAATGTTGTCCGGCATAGTGAAAAACAAATGCCAACAGATGACACAGATATCGTTCTTGTCGACACGATTGGCGAGATGGGCGTGTTTTTACAACTTGCAAAAGTATCCTTTATAGGCAAATCTTTAACGGAAACCGGCGGGCACAATCCGCTTGAACCTGCACTTTTGGGGTCCGCCATACTGACAGGCCCGCATGTGGAAAATTTCAAAGATACGTTCGATGTATTTTTTGCCAATAATGCGGCAAGAGTTGTTGAAGATGCCACACAATTGGCTGTCCAGCTCAACACACTTTTAACCCATGAACCGTTACGCTATGAAATGATTGAAGCCGCCTATGATACGGCCACCAATATGAGCGGGGCACTGGAACGCACGTTAAAAGTGCTCCGCCCGTTTATTGACCCATTGATTATGCAGGCAAAACTTCATCATCGGGATACCAATCATGGTTGGTGAGGCACCGAATTTCTGGTGGAACGACCAAAAATTGATGCGTTGGCTTTTGCTGCCGGTTTCATGGATTTACGGTTTTTTTGCCCGCCGCAGAATGGAACGGGAAAATATTCCGGTGATCGATCTTCCGGTTTTGTGTGTTGGCAATTTTACGCTTGGTGGAACGGGAAAAACTCCGGTTGTTATCAGCCTTGCGGAAGCCGCCAAAAAACTTGGTCTTAATCCGGGCATTGTTTCGCGTGGTTATGGTGGTGAAATACATAGCCCGCATCTCATCGACCCCGAATTTGACAAAGCTCGCGAAGTCGGTGACGAACCATTGCTTCTTGCCCGACATGCACCGGTTGCTGTAGCAACCGACAGGTTGGGAGCCGCAAAACTCTTACAAAAACAAGGATGCAATCTCATCCTGATGGACGATGGTTTTCAAAGTCGCCGCCTATTCGCAGACTATGCTTTGATGGTGGTGGATGGCCTTAGGGGCTTGGGGAACAATGCAGTATTTCCGGCGGGACCACTCCGTGCACCGCTTGTAACCCAACTTGCCTATACCGATGGTGTGCTGATGATTGGCAATGGTGACAAAGGTAACGAAGTTATCCATATGGCCGCCCGTGCCGCAAAACCGTTAAACTTTGCCCATCTTGTGCCTTCTGCCACCGATGCTGTTTCTGGCAGAAAATTTTTGGCCTTTGCAGGCATAGGAAATCCGCAAAAATTTTTCCGTTCGATCGGTGAATTGGAAGGCAAAGTTGAACAAACTCGGATTTATGCCGACCATCATTTTTATACAGATTTCGACCTTGATGACATTATCGGCTCGGCAAAGACCAAACAGCTTTCCCTAGCTACCACCGCAAAGGATTTTGCCCGTTTAAAAACCGATGGACAGGACAAGAAACTTGAAAATCTTGTTGTGTTCGATGTCGAGGTTTCTTTTGATGATCCGGATTTTTGTAAGCAACGGATAAATGAAACACTCGAAGCGTTCAAAAAACGCTCTTATGAGGAATAAAAATATAAAAAGCGCCTCATATGGGCGCTTTTATTAAGCTCAATGCATAAACGGAAAATAACGATTATTTTTTAAGTGTTGTGCCCAAAAGCTTACGCGAACGGGGATCGCATTCGAGTTCACGGCGATAGGAAATTTCGCAACTTGCATAAGCTTCCTGACGTGATGCACTCCAATATCTTAGCTCGTCCAGCGGAATTTTCTCGCCTGTAATTGCACATAAAACATAGGTTCCGTGTGTTAAAACCTCATAATCGCCACTCAGATAATGGAGTTGCGCCTCGCGTTCACCACCGGGAAACATCATTATTCTAAACCTTTCAGATTGCTCATTGGCAATCATTATAAAGCGTTGGGTAAAACTATAAAAGCCTTAAATCCCTCGCTCACGAAACTATTGATCTCGATTCAAACATATCATGCATTTCGAGGGAGTGACTTTCTATCTCCTCTATCCATTATCCTATAGAGGCGATTTTCTCTTCCCTTCAGAATTTTTGTTGTTCAAGCTTTTCGCACCTCTCCAACACAAATTATCCAACCGGAAGCCTGACGGTTTTTGTTATCAAGAAAAAACCAGATCAACCAATTTCAACAAATGACTCTACAATAAACGGACGGGAGAAGCTGTTTTTTAGAAATAAACGCGAGCCCCCGATCATCCGAAGCGTTCCCGGTTTAATTCGGACACATAATTCCGGTTGCATAATTTCGGGCGCATAATAAAGCGTGTTCGGGCGCATAAAATTGGCAGACAAAGCCGCAGACCGGCTTTTCAACCTAAAATCATCTGTTCTTAAATCTCGATGACGAACAAACACCCTTAGCCTTTCAAAATCAAAACAATCAACGGCGGCCGAACAATCTTTCAATATCGGTAAGCTTCAACTCGACATAGGTCGGACGTCCATGATTACAGGTTCCTGAACCCGGGGTTGCTTCCATCTGGCGTAAAAGCGCATTCATCTCTTCCGCACGCAACAAGCGGCCGGAACGCACCGAACCGTGGCATGCCATGGTTGCCGCAACATAATCGAGCATGGCTTTAAGCCCGTTTGTTGTATCATAATCGGCAGCTTCATCGGCCAAATCGGCAATAAGGCCTTTGACATCCACCTCGCCAAGCATCGCTGGTGTTTCGCGAACCGCAACAGCACCGGGGCCGAAGGGTTCGATTTTCAAGCCGAACTTTTGGAGTGTCTCAGCATGTGTCAAAAGGCGCGTTGCATCTTCTTCCGGCAATTCCACAATTTCAGGAATGAGCAAGATTTGGGATGGCAAAGGCTTGGAATAAAGTGCCTTTTTCAAAGCCTCGTAAACCAGCCTCTCATGTGCTGCATGTTGATCGACGATAATGAGGCTGTCTTCAGTTTGGGCAATAATATAGTTTTTATGAATTTGGGCGCGTGCAGCACCAAGGGGAAAACGCTGTTCCTCAACGCTTGGAATTTCCATTGCCGGACGGCTATCGGTTGTCGGTTGATCAAGATCGCCCAACACATTTCCATAGTCTTCATTAAAGCCTGATGAAGGTGTTGTATAAAGTGGCTGGTTGACCATTTGCGCGGCCGGTGGCACAGGCGTTCTTGAAAAAGAATTATAGGGAAAAGTTCTATTATTATAAAAAGTCGGGCGCGGTGGAACAGATGAAGAAGGTTGAATACCATCAGGACGGAAGCTTTTGAGCATTGCATCCGCCCCCGTCGTTGCGGGGTGAATGCCGGCATGGCTTAAAGCTTCGCGGATGCCACCAACAATAAGTCCGCGCACTAAACCCTGATCGCGAAAACGCACATCCGCCTTTGCCGGATGGACATTGACATCGACATCGGATGAAGGAAGATTGATGAAAAGCACACAAATCGAATAGCGGTCGCGCGCCATTGCGTCGGCATAAGCCCCGCGAATGGCGCCCAATATCAATTTATCACGCACCGGTCGGCCGTTCACATAAGCAAACTGATGGAGACTGTTACCCCGATTGAAAGATGGTATGCCCGCAAAGCCTTTAAGCTCCACGCCCTCTCTTACCGCGTCAAGAGTAATAACATTGGGGGCAAAATCTTTTCCCATAATTTGGGTGATACGCTGTAATTGTGCTTCTTCACCTGTACCGGTCGCGGGAAAATCGAGCATCGATCGATCTGTACCGGAAAGCGAAAAACGGACGTTCGGAAATGCAATAGCGATCCGTTTGACAATATCGGTTATCGCATTGGTTTCGGCACGGTCTGTCTTCATGAATTTGAGACGTGCCGGTGTAACGTAAAAAAGATCACGCACTTCAACAATTGTTCCGGCGTTACCTGCTGCAGGACGCGGCCCGTCAACATGTCCGGCATTGACAACAATTTCAGCCGCATGTTCCGAAGAAGCTCTACGTGACACCAGTTTCAACTTTGATACCGACCCGATTGACGGCAAAGCTTCACCACGAAATCCGAGCGAATGGATGTCGTGAACATCATTGTCAAGTTTGGAGGTACAATGGCGCGAAATTGCCAGTTCAAGTTCGTCCTCAGCAATACCGCACCCGTTATCGGACACGCGGATCAGGCTTTTTCCGCCGCCGGCCGTCACAATTTCTATCCGTGTCGCCCCGGCATCAATAGCATTTTCGACGAGTTCTTTGACCACACTTGCCGGACGTTCGATCACTTCGCCCGCTGCAATCTGGTTAATTACGGTTTCACTGAGATGATGTATTGTCATGAAGCCGTTATAACCGATTCATAAATCGGCGTATAGCAAAAGCACATTTGTGTTCCGGCATTATCCCCCTTGAAGAGATAATCCTGATTGAGACTGTTTTAAAAAAGCGCAAGCTTTTTAAAAAGCTCGCGCTCATATTTTTTAAATAATCCCGATAATGGATTGATCAGAGTGTCGCGTTTAATGCCTGTTTGACATCTTCCAACAAATCATCGACATCTTCGAGACCAACCGAAAAACGCAACAATCCGTCACTAATGCCAAGTTCGGCACGGGCTTCTGGACCAATGCTCTGGTGGGTTGTGGTTGCCGGATGCGTCATGATGGAGCGTGTATCTCCAAGATTATTGGAAATAAGCGGAATTGTCAGATGATTGCAGAAGGAAAAAGCAGCTTTTTTGCCACCCTTCAATTCAAAGGCGATCATTGTCGAACCGCCAGTCATCTGTTTTTTTATAATATCTCTTTGCGGGTGGTCATCGCGTCCGGGATAAACGCATTTTGCAACTGCCTTATGCCCGCTGATGAAATCGGCAAGTTTTGCTGCCGAGCGCGTCATTTCCTCGACACGGAGAGGAAGCGTTTCAAGACTTTTCAGCATGAGCCAAGCGACATAGGGACTCATACCCGGCCCCGTATGACGGAAGAAGTCCTGAAAATTTTCTGTCATCCATTCTTCACTCGATAAAACCATTCCACCGAGACAACGCCCATGCCCGTCAATATGTTTGGTGGTCGAATAGACAACGACATCAGCACCAAGTTCGAGCGGCTTCTGATAAAGTGGTGTGGCGAATACATTATCGACAATCACGGTTGCACCAACTTTATGAGCAAGTTCCGAAACTGCTTTAATGTCGACTATTTCCAAAGTCGGATTGGCCGGTGTTTCAAAAAATATTCCGCGTGTATTGGGACGAATTGCCTTTTCCCAATTTTCAATTTTACGCCCGTCAATGATTGAAACCTCGACACCATAACGGGGCAAAACTTTTTCAATGATATAACGGCAGGAACCGAACATAGAACGGGCTGCAACAAAATGGTCGCCGGCTTTTACAAAACATAAAATAGCTGTCGAGACAGCAGCCATTCCCGAAGCGAGTGCGCGTGCACTTTCAGCCCCTTCCAACGCACACATACGTTTTTCAAACATATCGTTGGTCGGATTGGCATAACGTGAATAGACAAAGCCCGGATCCTCTCCGTCGAAACGCCTTTCGGCTGCTTCGGCACTCGGATAGGTAAAGCCCTGGGTTAAATAAATTGCTTCACAGACTTCTCCATAAGGAGAGCGTTGAGTCCCCGCATGAACCATTTCTGTAGCGGTACGGTATTTACGATGCGGATTAAGTGTCATAAGTCACCTGCTTTCATCAAAAAAACCTTTGCCGTCATGGTAAAGATTGAAAAACAAGATGCCAAAAGTCCGCTTGATCTTACGGCCTTTTAGCATTTCAAGGGGGTGAATGGAATTGGCACCGAAGACTTTACGTTGTCATCCGAACGCGTTTATATTCCATAACCCCAAGCGTGGCTGCAAGCCGGCCGGCCCAAATCACCACGGGATAAACCTTCCATATGCCCTTCAACCGCTTGCGTCAATCCGTGAACAGGTTAAAGAGAGAATGGAAAACAGGAAAAGGTAGTCATCATGGCACGCTCAAGCGGCATTCTGGCAGATAGCGATATTCAGGGTTTATTTGAAAACAATATTTTGAAATCGGATCGGCCGTTAGACAAAGATCAGATACAACCGGCCAGTCTCGATTTGCGGTTGGGCAAAAAGGCCTATCGTGTCCGTGCTTCTTTTCTCCCCGGTCCGGAAAAGCAAGTGATTGATAAACTTGAACAATTCAAGCTACATGAATTCGATCTCGAAAATGGTGCAGTGCTTGAAACGGGTTGCGTCTATATTGTCCCGCTTATCGAGACGCTCGCACTTTCTGATGAATTGAGTGCCTCTGCCAATCCGAAGAGTTCAACCGGAAGGCTCGATATTTTTACCCGTATTATAACCGATTACGCACAAGAATTTGATAAGGTCACCAGTGGTTATCACGGAAAACTTTACCTCGAAATAAGCCCGCGCACATTTCCCGTTATTGTCCGCACCGGCTCAAGACTGTCGCAAATCCGTTTCCGTAAAGGAAAGAGCGGGTTGAATGAAAGCGAGCTTCTCGCTCTTCACAAAAAAGAAATGCTGGTTTCCGACGACCACCCCAATATTACTGCAAGCGGTGTCGGGCTTTCTATTGATCTCACCGGCAATTCTTCGGGACTTGTCGGTTATCGTGGCAAACATCATACCGGCGTTATCGACGTGGACAAGCGTGGCGTGGCCGAAGTGCTCGATTTTTGGGAACCGATTTATGATCGGGGTTCCCATTCCCTTATCCTTGATCCGGACGAATTTTATATTCTCGTCTCACGTGAAGCGGTTCACGTCCCACCGCTTTTTGCTGCCGAAATGACACCGTTTGACCCGTTGATCGGTGAATTCCGTGTTCACTATGCCGGTTTCTTCGACCCTGGTTTCGGCAATAATGAAGCGGGTGGTAAAGGCTCACGCGCCGTTCTCGAAGTGCGCAGCCATGAAGTTCCCTTCATCCTCGAACATGGACAAATTGTCGGACATCTCGTTTATGAACATATGTTGAGGCACCCGAAATCTCTCTACGGGCGCGATCTCGGCTCGAATTATCAGGCTCAGGGCTTGAAACTGTCAAAACATTTTAAACCACTTTGATGAGAGGGTGCTTGACAAAAAGCATTAAAGATTGCATCCGTGTGTCACGCATTTTGCGGGTATGATGTAATGGTAGCCTGTCAGCTTCCCAAGCTGAACGCGCGGGTTCGATTCCCGCTACCCGCTCCAGCTCTTTGATTGTTTGCCTTGTGTCTTTTCCAGTGTTTTTGTCTTACCAGTTATATTATCAATTTAATAAACTGTTTAAATAAATATAATCTGTTGAATGGATTCAAAAAGCAGAGACTTTTATGTTATAATTTTCAATTATTATTATTCTATATTTATTTGATATATTTACGTTATATAAAAATATTTTTTAATTATCTAAAATTAAAATAATCATCAATTAAAAAATATAATATGAATAATTATTCTATTTTTATATTATAAATACTATCATTCATCACACTCATATGAACGGCTGCCGAATTGACGCTGTTTTGACTTTATGCAAAAGCTTTTCAAAAACAACACTCTGAAAAACCCCGAATTTGTTTCCAATAAATGGGAAGTTCAAATGATA
Proteins encoded in this window:
- a CDS encoding lysophospholipid acyltransferase family protein, with protein sequence MTEKKKQKKSDILNRLWRKIRYPLMNARVTKAIVVSLMANYLRLVYWTNPRLKGSDDPQKAHDAYNPFIITFWHGRHIMGPFLRPKKEHIIAMFSRSADAEINARVGEKLGLETVRGSGGRSKHQNTDKGGARALLTLKRALQGGKTAAMIADIAHGKAREAGKGIILLAKISGRPIVPYIYSFSHVKILEKTWDKTVIPLPFGHSIFLMGDAFYVPEDADDDLMEQKRIELSDIMNRLTEEAEKRLREGK
- the waaA gene encoding lipid IV(A) 3-deoxy-D-manno-octulosonic acid transferase, with translation MKEFKARSALYLYRLAGGLIRPFVPFYLSLRAARGKEDPHRKRERMGRTNKKRPEGPLIWLHAASVGETLALVPLIERILQLHINVLLTTGTVTSASLIENRFGSRVIHQFAPLDIKPAIRRFLDHWKPDLALVCESEIWPLRISGLARRHIPQVMVNAHMSARSFHSWQKRSALASHIFRQIDAAIGQSESDAEQYHALGVKTVAVSGNLKADIAPAADKNLLMQYRESLHNRLVWAAISTHEGEENIAAEVHLALKTRLPNLLTIIVPRHPERADAIMEELAKKSLNVVRHSEKQMPTDDTDIVLVDTIGEMGVFLQLAKVSFIGKSLTETGGHNPLEPALLGSAILTGPHVENFKDTFDVFFANNAARVVEDATQLAVQLNTLLTHEPLRYEMIEAAYDTATNMSGALERTLKVLRPFIDPLIMQAKLHHRDTNHGW
- the lpxK gene encoding tetraacyldisaccharide 4'-kinase, whose protein sequence is MVGEAPNFWWNDQKLMRWLLLPVSWIYGFFARRRMERENIPVIDLPVLCVGNFTLGGTGKTPVVISLAEAAKKLGLNPGIVSRGYGGEIHSPHLIDPEFDKAREVGDEPLLLARHAPVAVATDRLGAAKLLQKQGCNLILMDDGFQSRRLFADYALMVVDGLRGLGNNAVFPAGPLRAPLVTQLAYTDGVLMIGNGDKGNEVIHMAARAAKPLNFAHLVPSATDAVSGRKFLAFAGIGNPQKFFRSIGELEGKVEQTRIYADHHFYTDFDLDDIIGSAKTKQLSLATTAKDFARLKTDGQDKKLENLVVFDVEVSFDDPDFCKQRINETLEAFKKRSYEE
- a CDS encoding DUF2093 domain-containing protein yields the protein MFPGGEREAQLHYLSGDYEVLTHGTYVLCAITGEKIPLDELRYWSASRQEAYASCEISYRRELECDPRSRKLLGTTLKK
- the mutL gene encoding DNA mismatch repair endonuclease MutL, translated to MTIHHLSETVINQIAAGEVIERPASVVKELVENAIDAGATRIEIVTAGGGKSLIRVSDNGCGIAEDELELAISRHCTSKLDNDVHDIHSLGFRGEALPSIGSVSKLKLVSRRASSEHAAEIVVNAGHVDGPRPAAGNAGTIVEVRDLFYVTPARLKFMKTDRAETNAITDIVKRIAIAFPNVRFSLSGTDRSMLDFPATGTGEEAQLQRITQIMGKDFAPNVITLDAVREGVELKGFAGIPSFNRGNSLHQFAYVNGRPVRDKLILGAIRGAYADAMARDRYSICVLFINLPSSDVDVNVHPAKADVRFRDQGLVRGLIVGGIREALSHAGIHPATTGADAMLKSFRPDGIQPSSSVPPRPTFYNNRTFPYNSFSRTPVPPAAQMVNQPLYTTPSSGFNEDYGNVLGDLDQPTTDSRPAMEIPSVEEQRFPLGAARAQIHKNYIIAQTEDSLIIVDQHAAHERLVYEALKKALYSKPLPSQILLIPEIVELPEEDATRLLTHAETLQKFGLKIEPFGPGAVAVRETPAMLGEVDVKGLIADLADEAADYDTTNGLKAMLDYVAATMACHGSVRSGRLLRAEEMNALLRQMEATPGSGTCNHGRPTYVELKLTDIERLFGRR
- a CDS encoding O-succinylhomoserine sulfhydrylase, with translation MTLNPHRKYRTATEMVHAGTQRSPYGEVCEAIYLTQGFTYPSAEAAERRFDGEDPGFVYSRYANPTNDMFEKRMCALEGAESARALASGMAAVSTAILCFVKAGDHFVAARSMFGSCRYIIEKVLPRYGVEVSIIDGRKIENWEKAIRPNTRGIFFETPANPTLEIVDIKAVSELAHKVGATVIVDNVFATPLYQKPLELGADVVVYSTTKHIDGHGRCLGGMVLSSEEWMTENFQDFFRHTGPGMSPYVAWLMLKSLETLPLRVEEMTRSAAKLADFISGHKAVAKCVYPGRDDHPQRDIIKKQMTGGSTMIAFELKGGKKAAFSFCNHLTIPLISNNLGDTRSIMTHPATTTHQSIGPEARAELGISDGLLRFSVGLEDVDDLLEDVKQALNATL
- a CDS encoding 2'-deoxycytidine 5'-triphosphate deaminase, with product MARSSGILADSDIQGLFENNILKSDRPLDKDQIQPASLDLRLGKKAYRVRASFLPGPEKQVIDKLEQFKLHEFDLENGAVLETGCVYIVPLIETLALSDELSASANPKSSTGRLDIFTRIITDYAQEFDKVTSGYHGKLYLEISPRTFPVIVRTGSRLSQIRFRKGKSGLNESELLALHKKEMLVSDDHPNITASGVGLSIDLTGNSSGLVGYRGKHHTGVIDVDKRGVAEVLDFWEPIYDRGSHSLILDPDEFYILVSREAVHVPPLFAAEMTPFDPLIGEFRVHYAGFFDPGFGNNEAGGKGSRAVLEVRSHEVPFILEHGQIVGHLVYEHMLRHPKSLYGRDLGSNYQAQGLKLSKHFKPL